A genomic stretch from Pochonia chlamydosporia 170 chromosome 4, whole genome shotgun sequence includes:
- a CDS encoding AMP-binding enzyme domain-containing protein — protein MPIKSPWTVNVPVTDIWSLLFDTPKEYPGDHVLFVDDDTGRSYTFNDTLKKGIAFGQGLKQLFNWQKGDVLGIYSPNDIDIPVVVKARTHYTG, from the exons ATGCCCATCAAGTCGCCTTGGACGGTCAACGTTCCCGTTACTGATATCTGGTCTCTGCTCTTTGACACTCCCAAAGAGTATCCCGGGGACCATG TACTCTTTGTCGACGACGATACTGGACGCTCGTACACTTTCAACGATACACTGAAAAAGGGCATTGCGTTTGGTCAAGGCCTAAAGCAGCTGTTTAACTGGCAAAAGGGTGATGTTCTCGGCATCTACTCACCAAATGATATTGATATCCCAGTCGTCGTCAAGGCTCGAACCCACTACACTGGATAG
- a CDS encoding restless-like transposase (similar to Metarhizium robertsii ARSEF 23 XP_007816583.1), with protein MPVQSEQQKLLEDRLFRDFKGWTWSERARDTSSWLWDFGCDIQRHGNRKWACKHCILINRPSIASFASSGLQNAANHLWREHKIPAPAREKRSTAQLKSEGAPESKQPTIASALKLNVDKPREQTIANCIISRFDKQHFQRMLVELIVSSNQSFSFVENPVLREIFDYLSPSVSIQCANLSGSAIRYKIIQEYNRHKQRVIEVLRSSTGLLHISFDGWTSRNKLALYGIACFFRDEKDRPCKIIIGVPEAHRHFGSTIGGEVLDVLHALGVSREKIGYFTLDNAENNDTAMEVIGAELGFNGRLRRGRCMGHTINLSAKALLFGRNTDAFEQQLSGAEALSDAEYARWRRKGPVGKLHNIVVDVRVTHRLIYLFREVQREEIDRATTLKLRSKKPLKLIIDNDTRWLSQLYMIRRALRLKTSIKLLLARYKAQWEDENRSRKTGQVTQAKLAKKPRILRDENQLTDRDWEVLYHLEAILTVFETVVKTLEGDGHIRKRRQGWTGSYGNVWDVVLGYELLLNTLEEYKELAAGFPDAEYLRIGINLAWDKLDEYYQRLDETPIYYTAMALHPAYRWDWFDETWSHKPSWVKKAKEMVADVWLSDYAHLEVGTTSSRSDEEPPAKRSRFFNAFEKNSRLPSSTPAYVTTIMGDEYQAWQTDREVGDSNVRDPIRYWITKKGRYPRLSRMALDFLTIQPMSAECERLFSAAGKMVSALRTDLDAEIIGICQVLRSWYRAGLIKDLDPLLHSHVETQLDGVYATLSDNELALAESKWLLDGEDSVSEGG; from the exons atgccagtccagtcagagcaacagaagctgctggaggacCGTCTGTTTCGCGATTTTAAAGGCTGGACTTGGTCCGAACGCGCTCGTGACACTAGCTCGTGGCTTTGGGACTTTGGCTGCGATATTCAACGGCATGGGAACCGGAAATGGGCTTGCAAGCACTGCATCCTCATAAATCGGCCCAGTATCGCCAGTTTTGCGTCGTCAGGCCTTCAGAACGCGGCAAATCACCTGTGGCGTGAGCACAAaataccagcaccagcacgcGAGAAAAGGAGCACGGCACAGCTGAAATCAGAAGGCGCACCGGAATCGAAGCAGCCGACTATTGCCTCTGCTTTGAAACTGAACGTTGACAAGCCTAGGGAACAGACTATCGCGAATTGCATCATCTCACGGTTTGATAAACAGCACTTCCAGCGAATGCTAGTGGAATTAATCGTGAGTAGCAatcaatccttctccttcgtGGAGAACCCCGTCCTCCGAGAAATCTTCGACTATTTGAGTCCATCCGTTTCGATCCAATGCGCCAACCTGAGCGGCAGTGCTATTCGATATAAGATTATTCAAGAATATAACCGCCACAAGCAGAGGGTTATAGAAGTGCTGAGGAGCTCCACTGGACTGCTCCATatatcatttgatggctggacgtCTCGAAATAAGCTTGCCCTGTATGGGATTGCCTGCTTTTTtagagatgagaaggaccgGCCCTGCAAAATCATAATTGGGGTTCCAGAGGCTCATCGCCACTTCGGCTCAACGATCGGCGGGGAGGTTCTCGATGTCCTGCATGCTCTTGGTGTGAGTCGAGAGAAGATTGGCTATTTCACCCTTGACAACGCTGAAAATAACGATACGGCGATGGAGGTTATCGGGGCTGAGCTTGGGTTCAACGGCCGGCTGCGCCGTGGACGTTGCATGGgccacaccatcaacttgtcagccaaggcaCTGTTATTTGGGAGAAATACGGACGCGTTCGAGCAGCAATTATCAGGCGCAGAAGCGTTATCTGATGCTGAATACGCTCGATGGCGCCGAAAAGGGCCTGTTGGGAAGTTACATAATATCGTTGTGGATGTGCGCGTTACCCATCGGCTGATATACTTATTCAGAGAGGTTCAGAGG GAAGAAATTGATCGCGCCACCACCCTGAAACTTCGGTCGAAGAAACCGCTCAAGCTAATCATCGATAACGACACGCGCTGGCTGTCACAGCTCTACATGATCCGCAGGGCTCTGCGGTTAAAAACGTCCATCAAACTACTGCTGGCCAGGTACAAGGCacagtgggaagacgaaaatcGGTCTAGGAAGACTGGGCAGGTgacgcaagccaagttggccaaaaAGCCACGCATCCTccgagacgagaaccaactgACAGACAGAGACTGGGAGGTCCTCTACCATTTGGAGGCTATTCTGACCGTCTTCGAAACCgtggtgaagacgctggAGGGCGATGGGCACATCCGTAAGCGCAGACAGGGCTGGACCGGTTCCTACGGCAATGTCTGGGACGTGGTGCTGGGGtacgagctgcttcttaaCACACTGGAAGAGTAtaaagagcttgctgctggttttcCTGATGCAGAGTACTTGCGCATCGGAATCAACCTTGCTTGGGATAAGCTGGATGAGTATTACCAACGGCTGGATGAGACGCCGATATACTATACAGCCATGGCGCTCCATCCAGCCTATCGCTGGGactggtttgatgagacgtGGTCACATAAGCCTAGTTGGGTaaaaaaggcaaaagagaTGGTTGCCGATGTCTGGTTATCCGATTACGCCCACCTTGAAGTTGGAactaccagcagcaggagtgacgaggagccaCCAGCTAAACGGTCTCGGTTTTTCAACGCGTTCGAGAAGAACAGTcgtctgccaagctcaacaccagcctaCGTAACAACTATAATGGGCGACGAGTACCAGGCGTGGCAGACGGATCGTGAGGTAGGTGACAGCAATGTTCGCGATCCAATCCGTTACTGGATCACGAAAAAAGGCAGATATCCCAGGTTATCCAGGATGGCCTTGGACTTCCTGAcgattcagccaatgtcagccGAATGTGAAAGGTtattttcagcagctggcaagATGGTCTCGGCATTGCGTACAGACCTCGATGCTGAGATTATTGGAATCTGTCAGGTTTTACGTTCTTGGTATCGTGCAGGCCTCATCAAGGACCTAGATCCATTGCTTCACTCGCATGTTGAGACTcaactggatggagtctACGCGACTCTGAGCGACAATGAACTGGCACTTGCCGAGTCAAAGTGGCTattggacggcgaggacagcGTCAGCGAGGGGGGGTGA
- a CDS encoding 4-coumarate-CoA ligase 2 (similar to Metarhizium acridum CQMa 102 XP_007813727.1) — MLWAGGVVCPANPTYTVTELARQLEDSNSKVLVTQKALLSVACEAARRVGIPLRNIVLIGDRQNEYKHWTEVVAHETNGPLPTKTPLDPKHDLAYLMYSSVCEINVNALNAYSQCLALGYYRSAQRCDANSLQHCVQHTPIHSNGSEEHGLGNRLSSWDSGLFVSMNMTLYAGVKCIVMPRFGLEKACQLIQKYRITFLYVPPPIILALSKDPVVGNYDTATLRWINSAAAPLGKELVSAVWDRLNIGVKQSYGLSETSPGALSQLPDEWRRFEGSVGRLIPNMTAKIVDLEGNEVPRGKVSITKILWLLCRPNVFQGYWKRPDLNSDTFTEDGWFKTGDIGYGFQVAPAELESKLLGHNDVADVCVIGVWDSERHTEVPRAYIVVRDNVLESAQLASNICEWLAKRVSPPKRLRGGVRFIKAIPKSQAGKILRRVLREEAKKEGQSSVSKL; from the exons ATGCTCTGGGCCGGTGGAGTTGTCTGCCCGGCGAATCCGACGTACACTGTTACCGAACTTGCGAGACAGTTAGAGGACTCGAATTCTAAAGTTCTTGTTACACAGAAGGCTTTATTGAGCGTGGCATGCGAAGCGGCAAGACGTGTTGGAATACCTTTACGCAACATTGTCTTAATAGGTGACAGGCAAAACGAGTATAAACACTGGACAGAGGTGGTAGCACACGAGACAAATGGACCTCTTCCTACAAAGACGCCCTTGGACCCTAAGCACGACCTGGCGTATCTCATGTACAGCTCGGTATGTGAAATCAATGTCAACGCCCTGAATGCATACTCACAATGTCTCGCTTTAGGGTACTACCGGTCTGCCCAAAGGTGTGATGCTAACTCACTACAACATTGTGTCCAACATACACCAATTCACTCGAATGGATCTGAGGAGCATGGACTGGGAAACAGACTGTCATCTTGGGATTCT GGGCTGTTTGTATCGATGAACATGACATTGTACGCAGGTGTCAAATGCATAGTCATGCCAAGGTTCGGGCTCGAAAAGGCCTGTCAGCTTATCCAGAAATATCGTATCACGTTTCTATACGTACCACCACCAATTATCCTCGCCCTAAGTAAAGATCCCGTCGTGGGCAACTACGATACCGCAACCCTACGATGGATTAATTCCGCCGCAGCACCCCTTGGAAAAGAGCTAGTTAGTGCTGTGTGGGACCGACTCAACATTGGTGTCAAACAAAGCTATGGTCTCTCAGAGACTAGTCCAGGGGCACTTTCTCAGCTACCAGACGAGTGGCGAAGGTTTGAAGGGTCAGTAGGACGGTTGATACCAAATATGACGGCCAAGATTGTAGACCTTGAAGGGAATGAAGTCCCGCGTGGGAAGGTGAGTATCACAAAGATTTTGTGGCTATTATGTC GACCAAATGTGTTTCAAGGTTATTGGAAGCGTCCGGATCTGAATAGCGATACATTCACTGAAGATGGATGGTTTAAGACGGGCGATATAGGCTAC GGATTCCAAGTCGCTCCAGCTGAACTGGAGAGCAAacttcttggccacaacGACGTCGCTGATGTCTGCGTAATTGGTGTATGGGATTCTGAGAGGCATACTGAAGTTCCTCGCGCCTATATAGTGGTGCGAGACAATGTACTAGAAAGTGCTCAGTTGGCAAGCAACATTTGCGAATGGCTTGCAAAACGGGTCAGTCCGCCGAAGAGGCTGCGTGGTGGTGTTAGATTTATAAAGGCTATTCCAAAGTCCCAGGCTGGGAAGATACTACGCAGGGTATTAAGGGAggaggcaaagaaagaagggcAAAGTTCTGTTAGCAAGTTGTAG
- a CDS encoding protein kinase-like domain (similar to Cordyceps militaris CM01 XP_006667084.1) codes for MVTMYDGQEELDNLVWDNNDEESEESIKQLRHKDTCRKVEALAEQKLGEPSSLVSPLILGGFNILYRIRRANTSPDVMVRLPCPALVQFPDEKTKQEFATAAFVAQNTDLPIPRHLFYGQDSDIGPYVIMERVENNGSMSARLTRPNEDASAPHVLDANVSESTLENIWGQVAKCLLQLSRLTFPRIGSLMEANEAVYDVAGRPISHNMADMVRLANVPREVLPPAGTTYTTADEWYTALAEMHIAQLIFQHNDLVTSEDDCRNKYVARQIFRRLAKQGRFSTFGFLEDNWSAQSRKLPSSSLCPAPSNSDSFRLWGDDFRAGNILLTDSDNIAALIDWEYTYAAPTQFILDPPWWLLIETIEMWSSGMDDWIDTYNVRLKTWLLAMEKTERDIKEPNSLAEPLSRYMRESWETGRFFLSYGARKSWAFDAMYWKFLDERFFGQRESNISKSDLWKTRIHLLTDEERAAMEPFVEKKMAEMKVRRIVHWDPVDAKKRLSELLFD; via the coding sequence ATGGTCACAATGTACGACGGACAGGAGGAGCTTGATAACCTGGTTTGGGACAACAACGACGAAGAGTCGGAAGAGTCGATCAAACAGTTGCGACACAAAGATACTTGCCGAAAGGTGGAAGCGTTAGCGGAGCAAAAGTTAGGCGAACCATCATCCTTGGTATCACCCTTGATTCTCGGTGGTTTCAACATATTGTATAGAATACGCCGGGCAAACACGTCTCCCGATGTCATGGTCCGTCTGCCCTGTCCCGCTCTCGTTCAATTTCCGGAtgagaagacgaagcagGAGTTTGCTACAGCCGCATTTGTTGCTCAGAATACCGACTTGCCGATTCCCAGGCATCTCTTTTATGGCCAAGATTCAGACATTGGTCCGTACGTCATTATGGAACGCGTCGAGAACAATGGCAGCATGTCAGCGAGACTGACGCGACCGAACGAAGATGCCTCAGCTCCTCACGTTTTGGATGCCAACGTTTCGGAATCCACTCTAGAGAACATCTGGGGCCAAGTAGCGAAATGTCTCCTGCAGCTGTCTAGACTCACTTTCCCACGCATTGGCTCCCTAATGGAGGCTAACGAAGCCGTGTATGATGTAGCTGGCCGGCCGATATCACATAACATGGCCGACATGGTTCGACTTGCCAATGTTCCTCGAGAAGTTCTACCTCCAGCAGGCACAACATATACGACAGCAGATGAATGGTATACCGCACTCGCAGAAATGCACATCGCACAACTAATTTTCCAGCACAACGACCTCGTTACGTCAGAGGACGACTGCCGAAACAAATATGTGGCGCGTCAGATATTTCGTAGGTTGGCGAAGCAAGGACGCTTTTCTACCTTTGGCTTTCTTGAGGACAATTGGTCTGCTCAGTCGAGAAAGCTTCCATCTTCGTCCCTTTGTCCAGCCCCTTCCAACTCGGACTCATTTAGGCTTTGGGGCGATGACTTCCGAGCAGGCAATATTCTTCTCACCGACTCAGATAATATTGCCGCTCTTATCGATTGGGAATATACGTATGCAGCACCAACACAGTTCATTCTCGATCCGCCTTGGTGGCTGCTAATAGAGACTATTGAGATGTGGTCATCCGGTATGGACGATTGGATAGACACATACAATGTGCGGCTAAAGACTTGGTTACTTGCTATGGAAAAGACAGAAAGAGATATAAAAGAGCCTAATTCCTTGGCAGAGCCGTTATCGAGGTACATGCGCGAGAGCTGGGAGACTGGTCGATTTTTCCTGAGCTATGGAGCTAGAAAAAGCTGGGCATTTGACGCAATGTACTGGAAGTTCTTGGATGAGAGATTCTTCGGGCAACGTGAGAGTAATATCTCTAAGAGTGATCTCTGGAAGACGAGAATTCACTTGTTGACTGACGAAGAGAGAGCGGCGATGGAGCCTtttgttgagaagaagatggcggaGATGAAAGTGCGGCGCATTGTGCATTGGGATCCTGTGGACGCGAAAAAACGGCTCTCAGAACTCCTATTCGATTGA
- a CDS encoding alpha-1,3-glucanase/mutanase (similar to Aspergillus oryzae RIB40 XP_001824372.1) yields MKWKSVVTSSVALFLSQGGLSVPLAENDIVKRDIPKAVYAHFMVGIVENYTVDDWKMDMAYAMEIGIDGFALNNANIDSYTPTQLANAYQAAQEVGFKVFISFDFAYWNNGNTAQITAYMQQYANHPAQAMYDGGAIVSTFVGEYFDWAPVKAAVSHKIVALPMMEDPIQVNQLHTSFDGAFSWYAWPTDGGNSIIPGPMTTVWDDKFIANLAGRPYMAPVSPWFSTHFNSKNWVFISEQLITDRWNQMLALKPSLIEIITWNDFGESHYISPPEPHHKDDGSSQWADGMPHDGWRIIMKPYIAAYKAGLSAPVVDKDQLVYWYRPTPKNTQCSGDPLGPPSGRDLLADVVFVTTLLTSPGQLTVQSGGNAPVTINVPAGVTTHNFTMGVGSQQFHVSRSGSQILGGTGGLDIKNTCIFYNFNAYVGSFNGTGGNPPPSSSSTSSSSSTSTTTRPTTSTSTSSTSTSTSTSTTTTPPPTTTTTTSAKPTSTSSPSNVCTAGTVAPGESGNYIGLCNFSCSYGYCPPGPCVCTAYGSQKPLPPTSGYQGCPLPGEGDGYLGLCNFACSHGYCPNTACQRC; encoded by the exons ATGAAGTGGAAATCTGTCGTCACCTCCTCGGTGGCTTTGTTCCTGTCGCAAGGAGGTCTGTCCGTTCCGCTTGCTGAGAATGACATTGTGAAACGAGACATTCCCAAGGCTGTTTATGCGCATTTCATG GTTGGAATCGTCGAGAATTACAC GGTCGATGACTGGAAGATGGATATGGCTTACGCAATGGAAATTGGCATCGACGGATTCGCCTTGAACAATGCAAACATTGACAGCTACACGCCCACACAGTTGGCCAACGCATACCAGGCGGCCCAAGAAGTGGGCTTCAAGGTCTTCATCTCGTTTGACTTTGCGTACTGGAATAATGGGAATACAGCCCAGATCACGGCTTATATGCAGCAGTATGCCAACCATCCTGCCCAGGCCATGTACGACGGTGGCGCGATTGTCAGTACGTTTGTCGGCGAGTACTTCGACTGGGCTCCGGTCAAAGCTGCCGTGAGCCACAAGATTGTAGCCCTTCCCATGATGGAAGACCCCATCCAAGTCAATCAACTGCACACGTCCTTTGACGGAGCCTTTTCTTGGTATGCCTGGCCAACGGATGGAGGCAATAGTATCATCCCCGGCCCCATGACGACGGTCTGGGATGACAAGTTCATTGCCAATCTCGCTGGCAGGCCCTACATGGCTC CCGTTTCTCCATGGTTCTCTACACacttcaactccaaaaacTGGGTCTTCATCAGCGAACAGCTCATCACTGATCGATGGAACCAGATGCTTGCTCTCAAGCCCTCTCTCATCGAGATTATCACCTGGAACGATTTCGGCGAATCTCACTACATTTCGCCTCCTGAACCACACCACAAGGATGACGGTTCGTCCCAGTGGGCTGACGGTATGCCGCACGATGGCTGGAGAATCATCATGAAGCCATACATTGCCGCCTACAAGGCCGGCCTCAGCGCCCCCGTGGTGGACAAAGATCAGCTTGTTTACTGGTACCGCCCGACGCCCAAGAATACCCAGTGCTCTGGCGACCCTCTTGGTCCTCCTAGCGGCCGAGATCTGCTCGCCgacgtggtgtttgtgaCGACTTTGCTGACCAGCCCCGGCCAATTGACTGTCCAGAGCGGCGGTAATGCTCCCGTGACGATCAATGTGCCTGCTGGCGTGACAACTCACAACTTCACAATGGGTGTTGGATCTCAGCAGTTCCATGTGTCGAGAAGCGGATCGCAGATTCTGGGCGGCACTGGAGGGTTGGACATTAAGAACACTTGCATATTCTACAACTTCAACGCTTATGTTGGCTCTTTCAACGGGACAGGGGGCAATCCTCctccctcgtcctcgtccaccTCAAGCTCGAGCAGCACAAGCACCACGACCCGTCCtacaacctcaacatcaacctccagcaccagcaccagcaccagcaccagcacaacTACAACGCCACCGCCAACGACAACTACTACCACTTCGGCAAAACCGACCAGCACCTCTAGTCCTTCAA ATGTCTGCACTGCCGGAACAGTTGCACCGGGTGAGTCTGGCAACTACATTGGTCTCTGTAACTTCTCATGCTCGTACGGATACTGCCCTCCTGGCCCCTGCGTCTGCACTGCATACGGGTCTCAGAAACCTCTTCCACCTACTTCCGGCTACCAAGGATGTCCTCTCCCAGGCGAGGGTGATGGATATCTCGGCCTCTGCAACTTTGCCTGCAGCCACGGATACTGCCCCAACACAGCCTGTCAGAGGTGTTAA
- a CDS encoding dienelactone hydrolase (similar to Metarhizium robertsii ARSEF 23 XP_007818137.1): MASTNYAHCCTSGTMYSGKPKGYMTKVNDKIDAYISVPPTTIPRKDSGILYLPDVFGIWQNSKLIADDFAAKGYTCVVVDILNGDPLTLDNAKDINFPSWLAKGTCGNNPHAPEFIDPIVLAGIAMMRDLGFTRIGAVGYCFGAKYSIRHLPNGIDCAFIAHPFGIEEEEVSAVTSPVSVAAAEHDTAFTLEKRYMMEKLLRQSQQAFQITVFSGVDHGFAVRGKPKLKAHLYAREQAFLQAIAWFDCYLEAPAQAVHL; encoded by the exons ATGGCATCCACCAACTATGCGCATTGTTGCACTAGTGGCACTATGTACTC AGGTAAACCGAAGGGTTACATGACGAAAGTCAACGACAAAATTGATGCATACATCTCTGTCCCACCTACCACAATCCCGCGTAAAGATTCCGGTATCTTGTATCTCCCAGACGTATTTGGAATCTGGCAGAATAGCAAACTCATTGCAGACGATTTCGCTGCCAAAGGGTACACCTGCGTAGTGGTTGACATACTGAATGGAGACCCATTGACGCTGGACAATGCTAAAGACATCAATTTTCCCAGCTGGTTGGCCAAGGGTACGTGTGGGAATAATCCCCATGCACCCGAGTTTATCGATCCCATTGTGCTGGCAGGTATTGCCATGATGAGAGACTTGGGGTTCACGAGGATTGGAGCTGTGGGCTATTGCTTCGGTGCCAAG TACTCCATCCGTCATTTGCCAAATGGAATTGACTGCGCCTTCATAGCGCATCCGTttggcattgaagaagaagaagtttCTGCAGTGACTAGTCCGGTATCTGTTGCCGCCGCAGAGCATGACACTGCATTCACACTGGAGAAGCGTTACATGATGGAGAAACTACTACGCCAGTCGCAGCAAGCTTTTCAGATTACCGTCTTTTCAGGAGTTGACCATGGGTTTGCGGTCAGGGGGAAGCCGAAGTTGAAGGCTCACCTTTACGCTAGAGAGCAGGCGTTTCTTCAGGCTATTGCGTGGTTCGATTGTTATTTGGAGGCACCAGCGCAAGCAGTTCACTTATAG
- a CDS encoding phosphopantetheine attachment site domain-containing protein, producing the protein MQLTSIIAVAVVAAQGLVQGATICERVKNIVGEQLGVAMERVTDNAAFVEDLGADALDVVELIVAFEEAFNTKIPVEAARGINTVQSACNYIKLHQATQNSPIGC; encoded by the exons ATGCAGCTCACTTCGAtcattgctgttgcggtTGTCGCCGCTCAGGGGTTAGTTCAGGGTGCTACGATTTGTGAGAGAGTGAAGAACATTGTCGGGGAGCAACTAGGTGTGGCAATGGAGAGA GTCACGGACAACGCTGCGTTTGTGGAGGATCTTGGGGCGGATGCTCTGGATGTGGTTGAGCTCATTGTGGCATTTGAAGAA gcattcaacaccaaaatcCCTGTTGAAGCAGCTAGGGGGATCAATACTG TTCAATCAGCCTGTAACTACATTAAGCTGCATCAGGCTACGCAAAACTCCCCGATTGGATGCTAA
- a CDS encoding protein bli-3 (similar to Metarhizium acridum CQMa 102 XP_007808643.1) gives MSFSNTSTGDKPADPYKKANQEDPDMRTKIADLGTFITSCKFGMMTTRAAESSRLVSRCMALAATENNGVDLLFHTNTESGKTDDVASDPDVNMSFLNSKGEWASISGHAEIITDRDAVKKYYSPALKAWLGDLGDGVHDASENDPRIGIVKLVAETATYALSDKGQIMQAVEIAQSAVRGKPAEVNSLRHISEEEFKAWRVHQG, from the coding sequence ATGTCCTTTTCCAATACTTCCACGGGCGACAAACCCGCCGACCCCTACAAAAAGGCCAACCAAGAAGACCCTGACATGCGTACAAAGATTGCCGACCTAGGAACTTTCATCACAAGCTGCAAGTTTGGCATGATGACCACAAGAGCAGCCGAGTCCTCTCGTCTCGTTTCTCGATGCATGGCTCTTGCGGCCACGGAAAACAATGGCGTTGATTTGCTTTTCCACACAAACACTGAGTCTGGCAAGACGGACGATGTCGCCAGCGACCCCGACGTCAACATGTCATTCCTGAACTCAAAGGGCGAATGGGCCTCAATCTCTGGCCACGCAGAGATTATTACGGATCGTGACGCTGTCAAGAAATATTATAGCCCTGCGCTCAAGGCGTGGCTTGGAGaccttggtgatggtgttcaTGACGCGTCTGAGAATGACCCTCGCATTGGTATTGTCAAGTTGGTAGCTGAGACGGCTACGTACGCATTGTCGGATAAGGGTCAGATTATGCAGGCGGTTGAGATTGCGCAGAGTGCGGTGAGAGGGAAACCGGCAGAAGTGAATAGCTTGCGGCATATatcggaggaggagtttAAGGCTTGGCGAGTGCATCAAGGTTGA
- a CDS encoding isopropanol dehydrogenase (similar to Talaromyces marneffei ATCC 18224 XP_002150758.1) — protein sequence MATYKAAVLSSLDKPLELSERPIPTAVQGSVVVKVLATYVLPYLKAVLEGKIPYAISLPIVPCASAIARVHSVGKDATVLKPGQLVLCDMTIRARDEPSNVVLQGLHAGATLDLMAQWSDGSFAEYATFPMESVFALDEARLCGDLGYTVEDLCLVPICNVPFGGLATIDVQPGETVIIAPATGKFGGAAVLTALAMGARVIAAGRTAEKLKNLEESFKSIGRLQTVVLSGDSEQDANAIRQLAGPAGVDCYVDFSPAGAAASTHVKTCLSVLRPHGRAVFNGGSMGDVSISYLDLMLRSLRLYGRYMYERSHTVRLIKMVEAGLLPLGEKVGVSTVGKFNMSQVHDALELAEREPGWGRQVLLLP from the exons atggcaacgTACAAAGCTGCTGTTCTCAGCTCACTTGACAAACCGCTCGAACTCTCTGAGCGTCCTATCCCCACGGCCGTCCAAGGCAGCGTTGTGGTCAAAGTCTTGGCTACCTATGTCCTACCTTATCTCAAAGCTGTCCTAGAAGGCAAGATCCCGTATGCCATCTCCCTGCCAATTGTCCCTTGCGCCAGTGCCATTGCTCGTGTTCACAGCGTTGGCAAAGACGCAACTGTTCTCAAACCAGGACAGCTTGTGCTCTGCGACATGACTATCCGCGCCAGGGACGAACCTTCAAACGTTGTGCTGCAAGGGCTACACGCTGGTGCTACGCTGGATCTGATGGCACAGTGGTCTGATGGAAGCTTTGCAGAGTACGCCACGTTCCCTATGGAAAGCGTGTttgctcttgatgaagctAGGCTCTGTGGTGACTTGGGATATACGGTCGAAGACTTGTGTCTCGTGCCTATTTGCAATGTCCCGTTCGGTGGTCTCGCAACCATTGATGTACAGCCTGGAGAAACTGTGATTATCGCGCCAGCTACAGGGAAATTTGGTGGCGCTGCCGTGCTCACAGCTCTCGCTATGGGGGCGAGAGTTATTGCCGCTGGACGTACGGCAGAAAAGTTGAAGAACTTGGAAGAGTCATTCAAAAGTATTGGTCGTCTCCAGACTGTGGTTTTGAGTGGTGATTCAGAGCAAGATGCGAATGCGATAAGACAGCTCGCTGGACCGGCGGGAGTAGACTGCTACGTGGACTTTA GTCCAGCTGGAGCCGCGGCTTCTACTCACGTAAAAACATGTCTGAGCGTGCTTCGACCACATGGACGAGCTGTTTTCAATGGCGGAAGCATGGGTGATGTGTCCATCTCCTACTTGGATCTCATGTTGAGGAGTCTCCGGCTCTATGGTCGCTACATGTATGAGCGTAGCCACACGGTCCGTCTGATTAAGATGGTGGAGGCAGGACTTCTTCCACTTGGGGAGAAAGTCGGCGTTTCTACAGTTGGTAAATTCAACATGAGCCAAGTTCATGATGCGTTGGAATTGGCTGAGAGGGAGCCCGGTTGGGGGAGACAagtgctgttgctgccatAG